The following proteins come from a genomic window of Streptomyces sp. NBC_00539:
- the lepB gene encoding signal peptidase I yields the protein MDTEAELTQRGRPSPDQGEGRPRRALAPRGLTWRRAGLLGLACTVFVLLLGNFVLQPFLIPSRSMEPTLRVGDRVLVNKLAYRFGDQPKRGDVVVFDGRGSFVPEGPQGDPIGSALHDAASVLGLAEPSDTDFVKRVIGVGGDDVVCDENGRMKVNGVPVDEPYLYPGDTSSKVPFRIVVPLGTLWVMGDHRSQSRDSRDHLGEPGGGMVPVDEVIGRADWIGWPVSRWGAAGTAGGGHG from the coding sequence ATGGACACCGAAGCAGAGCTCACCCAGCGCGGCCGCCCTTCCCCCGACCAGGGGGAGGGGCGGCCGCGCCGTGCGTTGGCCCCCCGTGGGCTGACCTGGCGGCGGGCCGGGCTGCTGGGGCTGGCCTGCACGGTCTTCGTGCTGCTGCTCGGCAACTTCGTCCTGCAGCCCTTCCTGATCCCCAGCCGGTCGATGGAGCCGACGCTCCGGGTCGGGGACCGGGTGCTGGTCAACAAGCTGGCGTACCGTTTCGGCGACCAGCCGAAGCGCGGGGACGTGGTCGTCTTCGACGGCAGGGGCTCCTTCGTCCCGGAGGGGCCGCAGGGCGATCCGATCGGCTCGGCCCTGCATGACGCGGCCTCGGTGCTCGGGCTGGCGGAGCCCTCCGACACCGATTTCGTGAAGCGGGTCATCGGCGTCGGCGGCGACGACGTGGTCTGCGACGAGAACGGCCGGATGAAGGTGAACGGGGTTCCGGTGGACGAGCCGTACCTCTACCCGGGCGACACCTCCTCGAAGGTGCCCTTCCGGATCGTCGTGCCCCTTGGGACCCTGTGGGTCATGGGCGATCACCGGTCCCAGTCGAGGGACTCCCGGGACCACCTGGGCGAGCCGGGCGGGGGAATGGTGCCGGTGGACGAGGTGATCGGACGGGCCGACTGGATCGGCTGGCCCGTGTCGCGCTGGGGCGCGGCGGGAACCGCGGGGGGCGGACATGGGTAG
- the rplS gene encoding 50S ribosomal protein L19: protein MSHLLDGVNAASIRSDVPAFRPGDTINVHVRVIEGNRSRIQQFKGVVIRRQGSGVSETFTVRKVSFSVGVERTFPVNSPIFEKIEVVTRGDVRRAKLYFLRELRGKAAKIKEKRDR from the coding sequence ATGTCTCACCTGCTCGATGGCGTCAACGCCGCCTCGATCCGCTCCGACGTCCCGGCCTTCCGCCCGGGTGACACGATCAACGTGCACGTCCGCGTCATCGAGGGCAACCGCTCCCGTATCCAGCAGTTCAAGGGTGTTGTCATCCGTCGCCAGGGCTCTGGCGTCTCCGAGACCTTCACCGTTCGCAAGGTCTCCTTCAGCGTCGGTGTCGAGCGCACCTTCCCGGTGAACTCCCCGATCTTCGAGAAGATCGAGGTCGTCACCCGCGGTGACGTGCGTCGCGCCAAGCTGTACTTCCTCCGTGAGCTCCGCGGCAAGGCCGCGAAGATCAAGGAGAAGCGCGACCGCTGA
- the lepB gene encoding signal peptidase I, producing the protein MGSRGRPRGRQDRGRDPEPEPEPERAAQAPPQPEGGRAERRRLARRVRRRRRTRRAGELPLLVVVALCIALLLKTFLVQAFFIPSGSMEQTIRIGDRVLVDKLTPWFGSKVERGDVVVFKDPGGWLKGEAARPGKDPVVVKQIKETLTFIGLLPSADEQDLIKRVIGVGGDTVKCCDSRGRITVNGTPLDEPYVNPGNAPSEIPFEVKVPQGRLFVMGDHRANSADSRYHLDEGFQGTIDENGVVGRAVVIAWPYAHWRQLEQPATFLTVPDQARRGRRGRGGRRRGTRFA; encoded by the coding sequence ATGGGTAGCCGGGGGCGGCCGAGGGGCAGGCAGGACCGCGGGCGGGACCCCGAGCCGGAGCCGGAGCCCGAACGGGCGGCGCAGGCGCCGCCGCAACCGGAGGGCGGCCGGGCCGAGCGCCGCCGGCTGGCGCGCCGGGTCCGCCGGCGCAGACGGACCCGCAGGGCGGGGGAACTGCCCCTGCTGGTGGTCGTCGCGCTGTGCATCGCCCTGCTCCTCAAGACCTTCCTGGTACAGGCCTTCTTCATCCCGTCGGGCTCCATGGAGCAGACGATCCGGATCGGCGACCGGGTCCTGGTGGACAAGCTCACGCCGTGGTTCGGCTCCAAGGTGGAGCGGGGCGACGTCGTGGTGTTCAAGGACCCGGGCGGCTGGCTCAAGGGCGAGGCGGCCCGGCCGGGCAAGGACCCGGTCGTCGTCAAGCAGATCAAGGAGACCCTGACCTTCATCGGCCTGCTGCCCTCGGCGGACGAACAGGACCTGATCAAGCGGGTCATCGGCGTCGGCGGCGACACCGTCAAGTGCTGCGACTCCCGGGGGCGGATCACCGTCAACGGGACGCCGCTTGATGAGCCTTACGTGAATCCCGGCAACGCCCCGTCGGAGATCCCGTTCGAGGTGAAGGTGCCGCAGGGCCGGCTCTTCGTGATGGGTGACCACCGGGCCAACTCGGCCGATTCCCGCTACCACCTCGACGAGGGGTTCCAGGGCACGATCGACGAGAACGGGGTGGTGGGGCGGGCCGTGGTGATCGCCTGGCCCTACGCCCACTGGCGGCAGCTGGAACAGCCCGCCACCTTCCTCACGGTGCCCGATCAGGCGCGGCGCGGACGGCGCGGCCGCGGTGGACGGCGTCGGGGCACGCGGTTCGCATAG